The Urbifossiella limnaea genome has a window encoding:
- a CDS encoding DEAD/DEAH box helicase, which translates to MTPDPAADADDELDDAAPPHADPDADLDLDAEPPEHELPPETDPAVTYADMKLMRPLFDAVSRAGYIHPTPVQEAVIPVAMKGQDVIGQAQTGTGKTAAFLLPFMNRWRPHNLKGPIGLVMTPTRELALQIATEADKLAPSKRFRTVAVYGGAKMGKQLDGLSRGCDLVVGTPGRMLDHLSRGSMDLKDVKFVVLDEADRMLDIGFRPDIERILRRCPLTRQTLLMSATVPEPIKKLVHRYMTNPVHLQMTPEVMTVDKIRQSYFTVDKHKKFELLVKVVEREQPRQALIFVERKRWADDLYRGLKRVVRGAAVIHGDLPQGQREKIMAAFRTGEIKFLIATDVMSRGIDVEGLSHVINFDLPQDIESYVHRIGRTGRIGRDGIAISFSTPEQGGLLTDIEVMINRLIEQDEVPGGPWYTAVRRSERTADVTTGNADVARAATQVLRNDDGWGIDEQDLEGGKLGVAEGEAPPRDPDMPAGPAAGAPAAKKPVFGKRGKRYSERL; encoded by the coding sequence TTGACCCCCGACCCCGCCGCGGACGCCGACGACGAACTCGACGACGCCGCGCCGCCGCACGCCGACCCCGACGCCGACCTCGACCTCGACGCCGAGCCGCCGGAGCACGAACTCCCGCCCGAGACGGACCCGGCCGTCACCTACGCCGACATGAAGCTGATGCGGCCGCTGTTCGACGCCGTGTCTCGCGCCGGCTACATCCACCCCACGCCGGTGCAGGAGGCCGTCATCCCCGTGGCCATGAAGGGCCAGGACGTGATCGGCCAGGCCCAGACGGGCACCGGCAAGACGGCCGCGTTCCTGCTGCCGTTCATGAACCGGTGGCGGCCGCACAACCTGAAAGGCCCGATCGGCCTGGTGATGACGCCGACCCGCGAGCTCGCCCTGCAGATCGCCACCGAGGCCGACAAGCTGGCGCCGAGCAAGCGGTTCCGCACCGTGGCCGTGTACGGCGGCGCCAAGATGGGCAAGCAGCTCGACGGCCTCAGCCGCGGCTGCGACCTCGTCGTCGGCACCCCCGGCCGGATGCTCGACCACCTCAGCCGCGGGTCGATGGACCTGAAGGACGTGAAGTTCGTCGTGCTCGACGAGGCCGACCGGATGCTGGACATCGGCTTCCGCCCGGACATCGAGCGCATCCTCCGCCGCTGCCCGCTCACCCGCCAGACGCTCCTCATGTCGGCGACGGTGCCCGAGCCGATCAAGAAGCTCGTCCACCGGTACATGACGAACCCGGTCCACCTCCAGATGACGCCGGAGGTGATGACCGTCGACAAGATCCGGCAGAGCTACTTCACGGTGGACAAGCACAAGAAGTTCGAGCTGCTGGTGAAGGTGGTGGAGCGGGAGCAGCCGCGGCAGGCGCTGATCTTCGTGGAGCGGAAGCGGTGGGCCGACGACCTGTACCGCGGGCTGAAGCGGGTGGTGCGCGGCGCGGCGGTGATCCACGGCGACCTGCCGCAGGGGCAGCGCGAGAAGATCATGGCGGCGTTCCGCACCGGCGAGATCAAGTTCCTCATCGCCACCGACGTGATGAGCCGCGGCATCGACGTGGAGGGGCTGTCGCACGTCATCAACTTCGACCTGCCGCAGGACATCGAGAGCTACGTCCACCGCATCGGCCGCACCGGCCGCATCGGCCGCGACGGCATCGCCATCTCGTTCTCGACGCCGGAGCAGGGCGGCCTGCTGACGGACATCGAGGTGATGATCAACCGGCTGATCGAGCAGGACGAGGTGCCGGGCGGCCCGTGGTACACGGCGGTGCGCCGCAGCGAGCGGACCGCGGACGTGACCACCGGCAACGCGGACGTGGCGCGGGCGGCGACGCAGGTGCTGCGCAACGACGACGGCTGGGGCATCGACGAGCAGGACCTGGAGGGCGGCAAGCTGGGCGTGGCCGAGGGCGAGGCGCCGCCGCGCGACCCGGACATGCCGGCGGGGCCCGCGGCCGGAGCGCCGGCGGCGAAGAAGCCGGTCTTCGGCAAGCGCGGCAAGCGCTACTCGGAGCGCCTCTAA
- a CDS encoding serine/threonine protein kinase codes for MPPPPDATAADHPLTLGLYEVVSKIAEGGMGTVYKCRDPRSGQLVAVKVISPGTTRNPVVLQRFEREFTSARVLEHPNVVRAIEFCGTGPNPFLVMEFVDGESIGQMVERAGAMPEDEAVRLIGQVCDGLQRAHKQGLIHRDVKPDNVLVTKGGVAKLTDMGLVKDVEGDTNLTKTGRGLGTPHYMAPEQFRNAKGVDARGDVYSLGATLYCMVTGVVPFNNSNPLDCWMKKIRNEFPPPRELNAAVSERVDWAIRRAMSADPANRPSSCREFYEDLTGQSRGSGPVKGTAATAAPADNWYLVYRDENNQPTTVKGTTASIRDALKNYLLGDPNQILVGRSKTGQFVPLGSAPEFRDLVVAPAALGPDGKPSGTPRRPVPVPTPRPSSDPTVDPAEASGRNPKPPAPPSGRYVPAPARVPKRDAPPAEDQAAKKIDWTTFALMMLVALLSSVVGYLLLTR; via the coding sequence ATGCCCCCCCCGCCGGACGCGACCGCCGCCGACCACCCGCTCACGCTCGGGCTGTACGAGGTCGTCAGCAAGATCGCCGAGGGCGGCATGGGCACCGTCTACAAGTGCCGCGACCCCCGCTCCGGCCAGCTCGTCGCCGTCAAAGTCATCTCCCCCGGCACCACCCGCAACCCGGTCGTCCTGCAGCGGTTCGAGCGCGAGTTCACCTCCGCCCGCGTCCTGGAGCACCCCAACGTCGTCCGCGCCATCGAGTTCTGCGGCACCGGCCCGAACCCGTTCCTCGTCATGGAGTTCGTCGACGGCGAGTCCATCGGCCAGATGGTCGAGCGCGCCGGGGCGATGCCCGAGGACGAGGCCGTGCGGCTGATCGGCCAGGTGTGCGACGGGTTGCAGCGGGCCCATAAACAGGGGCTGATCCACCGCGACGTGAAGCCGGACAACGTGCTCGTCACCAAGGGCGGCGTGGCGAAGCTGACCGACATGGGCCTGGTGAAGGACGTGGAGGGCGACACGAACCTGACCAAGACCGGCCGCGGCCTCGGCACCCCGCACTACATGGCGCCCGAGCAGTTCCGCAACGCCAAGGGGGTGGACGCCCGCGGCGACGTGTACAGCCTCGGGGCCACGCTGTACTGCATGGTCACCGGCGTGGTGCCGTTCAACAACTCGAACCCGCTCGACTGCTGGATGAAGAAGATCCGCAACGAGTTCCCGCCGCCGCGGGAGCTGAACGCGGCGGTGAGCGAGCGGGTGGACTGGGCCATCCGCCGGGCCATGAGCGCCGACCCGGCCAACCGGCCGTCGAGCTGCCGCGAGTTCTACGAGGACCTGACCGGCCAGAGCCGCGGGTCCGGGCCGGTGAAGGGGACCGCGGCCACGGCGGCCCCGGCCGACAACTGGTACCTGGTCTACCGCGACGAGAACAACCAGCCGACGACGGTGAAGGGGACGACGGCGAGTATCCGCGACGCGCTGAAGAACTACCTGCTCGGCGACCCGAACCAGATCCTGGTGGGCCGGTCGAAGACGGGGCAGTTCGTGCCCCTGGGGTCGGCGCCGGAGTTCCGCGACCTGGTGGTGGCGCCGGCGGCGCTGGGGCCGGACGGGAAGCCGTCCGGCACGCCGCGCCGGCCGGTGCCGGTGCCGACGCCGCGGCCGAGCTCCGACCCGACGGTGGACCCGGCGGAGGCGTCGGGCCGGAACCCGAAGCCCCCGGCGCCGCCGTCGGGCCGGTACGTGCCGGCGCCGGCGAGGGTGCCGAAGCGCGACGCGCCGCCGGCCGAGGACCAGGCCGCGAAGAAGATCGACTGGACGACGTTCGCGCTGATGATGCTGGTGGCGCTGCTGTCGTCGGTCGTCGGGTACCTGCTGCTGACGCGCTGA
- a CDS encoding M20/M25/M40 family metallo-hydrolase, giving the protein MPSLPRPVLAAALVVGLAAAARTADPVKTMPPAELDQALLAEVKAGSEVAKNLQHLSDVIGPRLTGSKQLERANNWTAEIMKKYGLENVKLEPWEMPYGWERGTASLKVVEPDTKVNCVVAAWGWTPGTKGKITGPVVVLKVATRADLDKYKGKLKNAVIMTAEPAKVAPVTDLNYGPLPPPKKVEPKTEPKDEKKATLGAVFAQVQPEKKKEAQPEKKDEQPKRSTFTDDVEAFLVAEGAACRLQDSGKPHGLLAVSGNWKGTDRVPSPNIMPRLTVAHEYYAMLWRLANRPEPAETRVEVEITNTLVPGPVTCFNTVGEVKGSEKPDEFVVVGAHLDSWDLATGTMDNGTGTCSVLETARVVAAMAKKGYPPKRTIRFALFTGEEQGLWGSRKYVERHKDEMPKTSIALVHDTGTGKVYGFGVHGQAKVKEILERELTTVAAGEGWKGIDMGGVFGSDHQAFHPAGVPGLACRQDIDEYRLTHHTQTDTFDHAKTGNLSQAAGVLSITATRIANLPELLPRMTPFTRPKKD; this is encoded by the coding sequence ATGCCCTCGCTCCCGAGGCCCGTCCTCGCAGCCGCGCTCGTCGTCGGCCTCGCCGCCGCGGCGCGGACCGCCGACCCCGTCAAAACGATGCCCCCCGCCGAGCTCGACCAGGCGCTGCTCGCCGAGGTCAAGGCCGGCTCCGAGGTCGCCAAGAACCTGCAGCACCTCTCGGACGTGATCGGCCCGCGGCTCACCGGCTCCAAGCAGCTCGAGCGCGCCAACAACTGGACCGCCGAGATCATGAAGAAGTACGGTCTGGAGAACGTGAAGCTCGAGCCGTGGGAGATGCCCTACGGGTGGGAACGCGGCACCGCCAGCCTCAAGGTCGTGGAGCCGGACACGAAGGTGAACTGCGTCGTCGCCGCGTGGGGCTGGACGCCCGGCACCAAGGGGAAGATCACCGGCCCCGTCGTGGTGCTGAAGGTGGCCACCCGCGCCGACCTCGACAAGTACAAGGGGAAGCTCAAGAACGCCGTCATCATGACGGCCGAGCCGGCGAAGGTGGCCCCGGTGACCGACCTGAACTACGGCCCGCTCCCGCCGCCGAAGAAGGTCGAGCCGAAGACCGAGCCGAAGGACGAGAAGAAGGCGACCCTCGGCGCCGTGTTCGCGCAGGTTCAGCCGGAGAAGAAGAAGGAGGCGCAGCCGGAGAAGAAGGACGAGCAGCCGAAGCGGTCCACGTTCACCGACGACGTGGAGGCGTTCCTCGTGGCCGAGGGCGCGGCGTGCCGGCTGCAAGACTCGGGCAAGCCGCACGGGCTGCTGGCCGTGTCCGGCAACTGGAAGGGGACCGACCGCGTGCCGTCGCCGAACATCATGCCGCGGCTCACCGTCGCCCACGAGTACTACGCCATGCTGTGGCGGCTCGCCAACCGCCCGGAGCCGGCCGAGACGCGCGTCGAGGTCGAGATCACCAACACGCTCGTCCCCGGCCCGGTGACGTGCTTCAACACCGTCGGCGAGGTGAAGGGCTCGGAGAAGCCGGACGAGTTCGTCGTCGTCGGCGCGCACCTGGACTCGTGGGACCTGGCGACCGGCACGATGGACAACGGCACCGGCACCTGCTCTGTGCTGGAGACGGCCCGCGTCGTGGCGGCGATGGCGAAGAAGGGCTACCCGCCGAAGCGGACCATCCGGTTCGCGCTGTTCACCGGCGAGGAGCAGGGGCTGTGGGGCTCGCGGAAGTACGTCGAGCGGCACAAGGACGAGATGCCGAAGACGTCGATCGCGCTGGTCCACGACACCGGCACCGGCAAGGTGTACGGGTTCGGCGTGCACGGCCAGGCGAAGGTGAAGGAGATTCTGGAGCGCGAGCTGACGACGGTGGCCGCCGGCGAGGGCTGGAAGGGGATCGACATGGGCGGCGTGTTCGGCAGCGACCACCAGGCGTTCCACCCGGCCGGCGTGCCGGGCCTGGCGTGCCGGCAGGACATCGACGAGTACCGGCTGACGCACCACACGCAGACGGACACGTTCGACCACGCCAAGACTGGCAACCTGTCGCAGGCGGCGGGCGTGCTGTCGATCACCGCGACGCGGATCGCGAACCTGCCGGAACTGCTGCCGCGGATGACGCCGTTCACGCGGCCGAAGAAGGACTGA
- a CDS encoding YfiT family bacillithiol transferase, translating into MHPPQWPAGPFVAEGPLAAARRAELVAEIVAAPAAFRTATAGLSAEQLDTKYRNWTVRQIVHHVADSHVNCYVRFKLALTEDVPTIKPYDETRWAALPDSRGDVAAPLALLEAVHARWALLLDTMTDADFARTFFHPESNSTVRLDEALAQYAWHGRHHAAQVRWVRERNGW; encoded by the coding sequence ATGCACCCGCCCCAGTGGCCCGCCGGCCCCTTCGTCGCGGAGGGGCCGCTCGCGGCGGCCCGGCGCGCCGAACTCGTCGCTGAGATCGTCGCCGCGCCGGCCGCCTTCCGCACCGCGACCGCCGGCCTCAGCGCCGAACAGCTCGACACCAAATATCGCAACTGGACCGTCCGCCAGATCGTCCACCACGTCGCCGACAGCCACGTGAACTGCTACGTCCGGTTCAAGCTGGCGCTGACCGAGGACGTGCCCACGATCAAGCCCTACGACGAGACGCGCTGGGCCGCGCTCCCCGACTCCCGCGGCGACGTGGCGGCGCCGCTGGCGCTGCTGGAGGCGGTCCACGCCCGCTGGGCGCTGCTGCTCGACACGATGACCGACGCCGACTTCGCGCGGACGTTCTTCCACCCCGAGAGCAACAGCACGGTGCGGTTGGACGAGGCGCTGGCGCAGTACGCCTGGCACGGCCGGCACCACGCGGCGCAGGTGCGCTGGGTGCGCGAGCGGAATGGGTGGTGA